The segment TGGCCAATGAGTTTGAGCCCAGCAAGTTCCCGCATCGCAAGATCGTGGCCAAGCTCGCGGAAGGTATGAAGGATGACGCCATGGCCGCGTATTTCCACTCCAGTCCGAACGCCGCGTGCTCCGGTTGCCATCACAACAGTCCCGCTTCGGCCACTCCGCCCAAGTGTGCCAGCTGCCATGGCCGGAATGGCGATGAAAAGGATGGGGCCAAGCCCGCCTTGAAAGCCGCCTACCACCAGCAGTGTATGGGATGCCATCGTGAGATGGGCATCCAGAAGCCGGCAGACATCGCCTGCGCCGAGTGTCACGCCACGAAGAAGTAACCTGCCGAAGGTCGCAATAACGAGGAGCTAGTATGAAACGCAGAAAATTCATTGGCTTGCTGGCTGGCGCGGGCGCCTGTTTGGCGGCGAGTCCGGCCGCGGCTGGTGGAACGCATCATTTCGAGGGCTATCCCGATAGCCATGGTGTGCTGTTCGACAGCACCAAGTGTATTGGATGTAGAAAATGCGAGGCAGCCTGCAACAAAGTCAACGAAATGCCGGCTCAGCCGGTCCCGTTCGATGATTTGACCGTCTTGGAAAGCAAGCGGCGCACACACCATGATACTTTTACCGTGGTCAACAAATACGACGTCGACGGAAAACCAGTGTTCCGCAAGATCCAGTGCAATCATTGTCTGGAGCCAGCCTGTGCATCGGCCTGCTTCGTCGGGGCTTTTGTCAAGGATAAAACCGGTGCGGTCAGTTACGACGCCAAGAAGTGCGTCGGTTGCAGATATTGCATGGTCGCCTGTCCATTCGAAATTCCAACCTATGAATATCATGATCCGGTCACGCCCCGGGTACGCAAGTGTACCATGTGTCAGTCGCGTATCGAAGAAGGCAGGTTGCCCGGTTG is part of the Deltaproteobacteria bacterium genome and harbors:
- a CDS encoding 4Fe-4S dicluster domain-containing protein, with product MKRRKFIGLLAGAGACLAASPAAAGGTHHFEGYPDSHGVLFDSTKCIGCRKCEAACNKVNEMPAQPVPFDDLTVLESKRRTHHDTFTVVNKYDVDGKPVFRKIQCNHCLEPACASACFVGAFVKDKTGAVSYDAKKCVGCRYCMVACPFEIPTYEYHDPVTPRVRKCTMCQSRIEEGRLPGCVEDCPKGALIFGKREDLLDIARERIRKHPDMYIDHIYGEREMGGTSWLYISGASFESIGMREDLGVTPAPDLTSGALSVVPAVVGLWPMFLTGAYALTKRKEKIFEEEQAHAVKDAVAEAEAKASKKLKTAMDKAERDKQAAIDREVKKALKDAEAARKKAESAPADEQ
- a CDS encoding cytochrome C, whose protein sequence is ANEFEPSKFPHRKIVAKLAEGMKDDAMAAYFHSSPNAACSGCHHNSPASATPPKCASCHGRNGDEKDGAKPALKAAYHQQCMGCHREMGIQKPADIACAECHATKK